A stretch of the Chroogloeocystis siderophila 5.2 s.c.1 genome encodes the following:
- a CDS encoding dihydrolipoyl dehydrogenase family protein, giving the protein MTVDYDVVIIGGSLTGRYAAILATQLHAKVALVEPTAQKIFPHLLTPHALAYLGKCQQSAMSWEITANKKDTVEWADILQQVKGVVADVEEQYSPAVLAALGVDMISGDGQFVRSPALTFSVNRRQLKSRSYLLATGSRPLIPNIEGLQATGYYTTADILSVLNANPPTRWAIIGGDPSGIQMAQILTRFGLDVTLIVKHSHILPREDPAIVQLIQAALEAEGVRILTETPVTQIKQIQGTKWVQAGNYAIETDEILLCAGQQPDLAHLNLEAVGVRSHRHRLVLNAKLQTTQPRIYACGEAIGGYPLTNIAHYEAAVALKNALAVSRDRVDYGSIPWAVFCDPQLARVGLTETQARHLFGDIVVLRQYFKSIAAAQIEMATTGVCQVVLLLNGEILGATIVGAYAAELIHVFSLAIAQRIKINKLAQLAPIYPSFSEIFAQIAALTYQTHLNRGSIWDKILTTFRRW; this is encoded by the coding sequence ATGACAGTTGACTACGATGTTGTAATTATTGGTGGCAGTCTGACGGGGCGCTATGCAGCGATTCTGGCGACTCAATTGCACGCTAAAGTTGCATTGGTAGAACCTACAGCGCAAAAGATTTTTCCGCATCTTTTGACACCTCATGCATTGGCTTATCTAGGAAAATGCCAGCAGAGTGCGATGTCGTGGGAAATCACTGCGAATAAAAAAGACACTGTAGAGTGGGCAGATATTTTACAGCAAGTTAAGGGTGTCGTCGCTGATGTCGAAGAACAATATTCTCCTGCTGTTTTAGCCGCGTTAGGAGTTGATATGATTTCAGGTGATGGGCAGTTTGTGCGATCGCCTGCACTAACTTTTAGCGTGAATCGGCGGCAATTAAAATCGCGAAGTTATCTACTTGCTACAGGTTCGCGTCCGCTTATCCCCAATATTGAAGGCTTGCAAGCAACAGGTTATTACACTACCGCAGACATTTTATCCGTACTCAATGCCAATCCACCAACTCGATGGGCAATTATCGGGGGCGATCCATCGGGAATTCAAATGGCACAAATCCTCACGCGCTTTGGTTTAGATGTGACTTTGATCGTCAAGCATTCGCACATCTTACCTAGAGAAGATCCGGCAATTGTACAACTCATTCAAGCGGCGCTAGAAGCGGAAGGCGTGCGCATTTTGACAGAAACACCCGTAACGCAAATCAAGCAAATACAAGGTACAAAATGGGTGCAAGCAGGTAATTACGCGATTGAAACTGATGAGATTTTGTTGTGTGCTGGACAACAGCCCGATCTAGCGCATCTCAACTTGGAAGCTGTCGGCGTGCGATCGCATCGTCATCGTTTAGTGTTAAACGCGAAACTGCAAACAACGCAGCCGCGAATTTATGCTTGTGGAGAAGCCATCGGCGGCTATCCTTTGACCAACATTGCTCATTATGAAGCAGCAGTAGCCTTAAAAAATGCGTTGGCTGTTTCGCGCGATCGCGTCGATTACGGTAGCATTCCTTGGGCAGTTTTTTGCGATCCGCAGTTAGCGCGAGTCGGACTTACCGAAACGCAAGCTCGACATCTGTTCGGTGATATAGTGGTGCTGCGTCAGTATTTCAAAAGCATCGCCGCTGCGCAAATCGAGATGGCAACAACGGGAGTTTGTCAAGTCGTACTTTTACTTAATGGAGAAATTTTAGGTGCGACTATTGTTGGTGCTTACGCCGCAGAATTAATTCATGTTTTCAGTTTGGCGATCGCACAGCGTATCAAAATTAATAAGCTTGCGCAGCTTGCTCCGATTTATCCTAGTTTTTCAGAAATTTTCGCTCAGATCGCGGCGTTAACGTACCAAACACACCTAAACCGTGGTTCAATTTGGGATAAGATTTTAACGACTTTCCGCCGTTGGTGA
- a CDS encoding four helix bundle protein — protein MGSFSYKDLKVWQNSMEAEHVYLLTQSFPRQETYGLTNQLQKAAISIPSNIAEGHTRDSTKEFLHFLSIALGSLAELKTQLLLAQKFKYLSMDNSKLLLLKTEETARMLRGLQKTLKAKLNSP, from the coding sequence ATGGGTAGTTTTAGTTATAAGGATTTAAAGGTTTGGCAGAATAGTATGGAGGCTGAACACGTTTATCTTTTGACACAAAGTTTTCCTAGGCAAGAAACTTACGGTTTAACAAATCAACTACAAAAAGCTGCTATTTCAATTCCTTCAAACATAGCAGAGGGTCATACTAGAGATTCTACAAAGGAATTTTTACACTTTTTATCAATAGCGCTAGGTTCACTGGCAGAATTAAAAACACAATTGCTTCTAGCACAAAAATTTAAATATTTAAGTATGGATAACTCAAAACTGCTTCTTCTCAAAACTGAGGAAACAGCTAGAATGCTTCGCGGTTTGCAAAAAACACTCAAAGCAAAGCTAAACTCCCCCTAA
- the cobD gene encoding threonine-phosphate decarboxylase CobD, whose amino-acid sequence MMRPIHGGNLAWAAAVAGCSPSDILDFSASINPLGPPKSVIAAIQAHIGDLSAYPDPNYGELRTALGQWHQLPPEWILPGNGSAELLTWAGWDLAQLAKTYLFTPAFADYYRALKAFGGTIQECPLELEVRGQRSEIGGNVSIALECGLLLNNPHNPTGQMFSQETILPYLEQFALIVVDEAFMDFLPPSEEQSLIPLVQKYPNLVILRSLTKFYSLPGLRLGYAIAHPDRLQSWQQRRDPWSVNTLAAAAAITAIHDSEFQQRTWAWLPPARTQLFEGLAQIPGLHPLKSTANFLLVQCESSQTLQQYLLQHHKILIRDCLSFPTLGDRFFRIAVRADDQNEHLLQALMEGSEVRGQRLGGV is encoded by the coding sequence TTGATGCGACCTATCCACGGGGGAAATTTAGCCTGGGCAGCAGCAGTTGCTGGCTGTTCCCCTAGCGATATTTTGGATTTTTCTGCAAGTATCAACCCCTTGGGACCACCCAAGAGTGTGATCGCGGCGATTCAAGCGCATATAGGGGATCTAAGCGCTTATCCAGACCCTAACTATGGGGAACTACGCACCGCGTTAGGTCAATGGCATCAATTACCACCTGAATGGATTCTGCCGGGAAATGGCTCGGCAGAATTACTTACCTGGGCAGGCTGGGATTTAGCACAACTTGCTAAAACTTATTTATTTACCCCAGCCTTTGCCGATTACTATCGTGCTTTGAAGGCTTTTGGTGGGACGATACAGGAATGTCCGCTAGAACTAGAGGTCAGAGGTCAAAGGTCAGAGATCGGGGGTAATGTTTCAATAGCATTAGAGTGCGGTCTACTTTTGAATAATCCTCACAATCCTACAGGGCAGATGTTTTCGCAGGAAACAATTCTGCCTTATCTTGAGCAATTTGCTTTGATTGTGGTGGATGAAGCGTTTATGGATTTTCTGCCGCCAAGTGAAGAACAAAGTTTGATTCCTCTGGTACAGAAGTATCCCAATTTAGTCATTTTGCGATCGCTTACCAAATTTTACAGTTTACCTGGGCTGCGACTCGGATATGCGATCGCGCACCCAGACCGTCTACAAAGCTGGCAACAACGGCGCGATCCGTGGTCGGTTAATACCCTAGCAGCAGCGGCGGCGATCACCGCGATTCATGACAGCGAATTTCAACAGCGAACTTGGGCGTGGCTACCACCCGCAAGAACTCAATTGTTTGAGGGTTTAGCTCAAATACCAGGGTTGCACCCCTTAAAAAGTACTGCTAACTTCTTACTCGTACAATGCGAATCGAGTCAAACCTTGCAACAATACTTGTTACAGCACCACAAAATTTTAATTCGCGATTGTTTGAGTTTTCCCACCTTGGGCGATCGCTTTTTTCGCATCGCGGTACGCGCAGACGATCAAAATGAGCATTTGTTGCAGGCGTTGATGGAGGGGTCGGAGGTCAGGGGTCAGAGGTTAGGGGGAGTTTAG
- a CDS encoding HU family DNA-binding protein: MNKGELVDAIADKASVTKKQADAVLTAALETIIEAVSSGDKVTLVGFGSFEPRERKAREGRNPKTGDKMDIPATKVPAFSAGKLFREKVSPGKDE; this comes from the coding sequence ATGAACAAAGGTGAATTAGTTGACGCGATCGCAGACAAGGCAAGCGTTACCAAAAAGCAAGCCGATGCAGTTTTAACCGCAGCTTTAGAAACAATCATCGAAGCTGTTTCTTCTGGTGATAAAGTCACGCTGGTAGGTTTCGGTTCATTCGAGCCGCGCGAGCGCAAAGCCCGTGAAGGTCGTAACCCGAAAACAGGTGATAAAATGGATATTCCAGCAACAAAGGTGCCTGCATTCTCCGCTGGGAAGCTTTTCCGCGAAAAAGTGTCACCAGGCAAAGACGAGTAA
- a CDS encoding type IV pilus secretin family protein: protein MRQLPGSGMILTGATITLLAAQPVWAAATQVTAVRLNPTNRGLNVILETAAGDRPQIFTSSRGNALVADIINTQLRLPQGNSFRQDNPAPGITAVSVTQLDRNSVRLVVVGSTSTPTSQPAAKNAQGILFSISPTSGAAPVAQAPAPQQPPAQTPSQTPGVLVPNPDVQIQGAPTPQPGTPTPPPFLPRAVAPPVGDIAVSNVDSSASAIDLETNERVPRLVLRDAPVREVLALLARAAGLNLAFSAAPAPGTQQAQAEPTPGGEEGPRISLDIENESVQDVFNYVLRISGLQANRTGRTIFVAPRLTNEARNVIVRSLRLNQINVGSALNFLVAMGAESAVSRERVVTSVNAVPVGGSATPVTQTQTSTETRVETQRIDFQDSIPLLRGLQVVGDERTNSVSLIGTPRQVEIATAQLVQIDSRRRQVAVNVKIVDVNLLNTDNVNTSFSFGIGDSFFVSDGGSAVFNFGGTNPPSAGTAQTNLFGRPVVPNPFGEGQPFLEAQPNAPFGTGTPQQFANPPLQQGNVQNGFGTYPRPPFGTNNNPLQPGVTNIPETGPIEFSLPTLFQYPSRFLSRLQAVVTNGNAKILTDPTLTVQEGQTAIVNLTQEVFGGFRLQTQTDPTTNLTTQVQEPIIKQAGLILQVRVDRIDDNGFVSLSVAPTVSAITGEQTTPQGTITLLSSRQLTSGQLRLRDRQTLILSGIIQESDRVEATKVPILGDIPILGALFRSRRITNSRQEVIVLLTPQILDDSQNASFGYNYNPSPDARQMLERQRFQTR, encoded by the coding sequence GTGAGACAGCTTCCAGGTAGTGGAATGATATTAACTGGAGCAACAATAACGTTGCTAGCAGCACAGCCCGTGTGGGCAGCAGCAACACAGGTGACAGCAGTACGTCTGAATCCAACAAATCGCGGGTTGAATGTCATTCTAGAGACTGCCGCAGGCGATCGCCCGCAAATTTTCACGAGCAGCCGAGGTAACGCCTTAGTCGCAGATATCATTAACACACAGTTGCGATTACCACAAGGCAACAGTTTTCGTCAAGATAACCCAGCCCCTGGTATTACCGCAGTCAGTGTCACTCAACTTGACCGCAATAGTGTCCGGTTAGTCGTTGTTGGAAGTACCAGCACTCCCACAAGTCAGCCTGCGGCTAAAAATGCTCAAGGAATCCTCTTCAGCATTAGTCCTACATCTGGCGCTGCACCTGTTGCACAAGCGCCAGCCCCGCAACAACCACCTGCACAAACTCCGAGTCAAACGCCAGGGGTTCTCGTGCCTAATCCTGATGTACAAATTCAGGGCGCACCCACACCCCAACCTGGAACACCAACACCACCCCCTTTTTTACCACGAGCCGTTGCCCCACCAGTAGGTGATATCGCGGTTTCCAACGTTGATTCTTCTGCCTCGGCGATTGATTTAGAAACCAACGAACGCGTACCGCGCTTGGTCTTACGCGATGCGCCTGTCAGAGAAGTGCTAGCCCTCCTGGCGCGGGCGGCTGGACTCAACCTCGCGTTTAGTGCGGCTCCCGCACCTGGTACGCAACAAGCGCAAGCTGAGCCGACTCCTGGCGGTGAAGAAGGACCAAGAATTTCTTTGGATATAGAAAACGAGTCGGTACAAGATGTTTTTAACTACGTCTTGCGGATCAGTGGATTGCAAGCTAACCGCACAGGACGCACGATATTTGTGGCGCCACGCTTAACAAATGAAGCGCGTAACGTCATTGTCCGCAGCTTGCGACTCAATCAAATTAATGTGGGTAGTGCCTTAAACTTTTTGGTGGCAATGGGTGCAGAAAGTGCTGTCAGCCGCGAACGTGTTGTCACAAGTGTAAATGCGGTGCCTGTGGGAGGTTCAGCAACACCCGTCACGCAAACGCAAACGAGTACAGAAACGCGAGTCGAAACGCAGCGAATTGACTTTCAAGACTCGATACCACTGCTACGTGGTTTACAGGTCGTGGGAGATGAACGCACAAACTCTGTCAGCTTAATTGGTACTCCGCGCCAAGTGGAGATTGCAACTGCGCAATTAGTGCAAATCGATTCGCGTAGGCGTCAAGTCGCTGTCAACGTCAAGATTGTTGATGTTAACCTGCTGAATACAGATAATGTCAACACGAGCTTTTCATTTGGCATCGGGGACAGTTTCTTTGTTAGTGATGGTGGTTCGGCTGTCTTTAATTTTGGTGGGACTAATCCACCGTCAGCAGGTACTGCGCAAACAAACCTTTTTGGTCGCCCTGTAGTTCCTAATCCTTTTGGTGAGGGTCAACCCTTCCTTGAAGCCCAGCCGAATGCACCTTTTGGTACAGGCACTCCGCAACAATTTGCGAATCCGCCATTACAACAAGGCAATGTTCAAAATGGATTTGGTACCTATCCTCGCCCTCCGTTTGGAACCAACAATAATCCTCTGCAACCTGGAGTCACAAACATTCCAGAGACAGGTCCGATTGAGTTTAGCTTGCCAACGCTGTTCCAATATCCCAGTAGATTTTTGTCGCGTTTACAAGCTGTCGTGACTAATGGTAATGCCAAAATTCTGACTGATCCGACGCTGACAGTGCAAGAAGGACAGACCGCGATTGTCAACCTTACACAAGAAGTTTTTGGAGGTTTTAGATTACAAACGCAGACCGACCCGACAACAAACTTAACAACTCAAGTTCAAGAACCAATCATCAAGCAAGCGGGTTTAATTTTACAAGTCAGAGTTGACCGCATTGATGACAATGGGTTCGTCTCGTTGTCGGTTGCGCCTACAGTTTCGGCGATTACGGGGGAACAAACAACGCCGCAAGGAACAATCACGTTGCTCTCATCACGTCAGTTAACTTCAGGACAACTGCGTTTGCGCGATCGCCAAACTCTGATACTCTCCGGCATCATTCAGGAATCAGACCGCGTTGAGGCAACTAAAGTGCCGATTTTGGGTGACATTCCCATCCTAGGAGCGTTATTTAGAAGTAGAAGAATAACGAACTCGCGCCAAGAAGTCATTGTGTTACTCACGCCTCAAATTCTCGATGATTCGCAAAATGCTTCGTTTGGCTACAACTATAATCCTAGCCCTGACGCACGGCAGATGTTAGAACGCCAACGTTTTCAGACTCGATGA
- a CDS encoding pilus assembly protein PilO, with the protein MTVTEDFIPEESIEFQPVAPSYPKAFGVTLTPAVSGVLIALLGLAGSVYLVVNLLMPTWQRHQELQTSRDEKNVLVEQKQLAIQQTEQVRAELAQVKQQNSQVLTLFADERTLDTLLLDLNRVVESGNAQLARNAPRAKLKRFVPVNQSPEIVSDGSLGGAVNGKLKRQVVNIELEGTFEQTQSIIRNIERLQPLLIVKDYQSSLAQTGDNQQPGVVQPRGAVITTSFQLEALMPASPAEAAAAASTQNQQ; encoded by the coding sequence ATGACGGTGACTGAAGACTTTATTCCTGAAGAAAGCATCGAGTTTCAACCAGTGGCGCCAAGTTACCCTAAAGCATTTGGCGTGACACTGACTCCGGCGGTAAGCGGTGTGCTGATTGCGCTGTTAGGGCTAGCAGGAAGTGTTTACTTGGTTGTTAATTTGTTAATGCCAACGTGGCAAAGACACCAAGAATTGCAAACTAGTCGCGATGAAAAAAATGTGCTGGTTGAACAAAAACAACTTGCAATCCAACAAACCGAACAAGTTAGAGCCGAGTTAGCCCAAGTCAAACAGCAAAATTCTCAAGTTCTCACTTTATTTGCTGACGAGCGCACGTTAGATACCTTGTTATTGGATTTGAACCGTGTTGTAGAATCAGGAAATGCCCAACTCGCGCGAAATGCCCCTAGGGCAAAACTGAAGCGATTTGTCCCCGTTAATCAGTCACCAGAAATTGTTTCAGATGGTAGTCTTGGAGGGGCTGTCAATGGAAAACTCAAGCGCCAAGTTGTCAATATTGAGCTAGAAGGCACTTTCGAGCAAACGCAATCAATCATTCGCAATATTGAGCGGCTACAGCCATTATTGATAGTTAAAGATTATCAATCATCCCTGGCACAAACCGGAGACAATCAACAACCTGGTGTTGTGCAGCCACGAGGCGCAGTTATTACAACATCTTTTCAGTTAGAAGCCTTAATGCCAGCTAGCCCCGCCGAAGCAGCCGCAGCCGCAAGTACCCAGAATCAACAGTAA
- a CDS encoding PilN domain-containing protein, whose amino-acid sequence MYSLDINFIRDRPEYTLKNAGAKQLKLLAGDTTPLYLGIAIGVILPAMIGGAWLVLQTRIGQLEAENAELDAELSRLGLQEQEIQTTQAQINQIRTETQALATVFNQIRPWSAMLQDMRDRIPRAVQIETIRQTAAATPQPSPQAANNNNNQQQQQEGQDQQNAEQQQQNQQTAQVPAGNIEIAGIARSFNDVNDFLLTLQQSAFLKPTDTRIVTAELVDIAEPGTVAVPQANSTAVVTPQAVRYTIQSTLSDVPASELLRELERKGTLGLVTRIRTLQQKGVIQQ is encoded by the coding sequence ATGTACAGTCTAGACATTAACTTTATTCGCGATCGCCCAGAGTACACCTTAAAAAACGCTGGTGCTAAGCAATTAAAGCTACTCGCGGGCGATACAACACCTTTGTATTTGGGAATTGCAATCGGCGTGATTTTGCCTGCGATGATTGGTGGCGCGTGGTTAGTTTTGCAAACGCGCATTGGACAACTCGAAGCCGAAAATGCCGAGCTTGATGCTGAATTAAGCCGCTTGGGACTGCAAGAACAAGAAATTCAGACGACACAAGCGCAAATTAATCAAATTCGCACAGAAACCCAAGCTTTAGCTACGGTATTCAATCAAATCCGTCCGTGGTCAGCGATGTTGCAGGATATGCGCGATCGCATTCCCCGCGCAGTCCAAATCGAAACCATCCGCCAAACCGCTGCTGCAACTCCCCAACCCAGCCCGCAAGCTGCGAATAATAACAATAACCAGCAACAGCAACAAGAGGGACAAGATCAACAAAACGCTGAACAGCAGCAACAAAACCAGCAAACCGCACAAGTTCCCGCAGGTAATATAGAAATTGCTGGAATTGCTCGCTCTTTTAACGATGTCAACGATTTCTTACTAACACTGCAACAATCAGCATTTCTCAAACCCACAGACACGCGAATTGTCACTGCTGAGTTGGTAGATATTGCCGAACCAGGGACAGTCGCTGTACCCCAAGCAAATTCAACCGCAGTTGTGACGCCTCAAGCTGTAAGATATACAATTCAATCAACGTTGAGCGATGTTCCTGCCTCAGAGTTGTTAAGAGAACTGGAGCGTAAGGGTACATTAGGATTGGTAACTCGCATTCGCACACTGCAACAGAAAGGTGTGATTCAACAATGA
- the pilM gene encoding type IV pilus assembly protein PilM has product MLNRFQTLPNRLQILPKRAKGVGVELAPERINIAQLRKQGQGIRLAAFTSVPVPEGIFQDGQIIDPPALAEIIQSALAQSKIKAKRVATAVPGRDSLVRLIPLPAELDDQELREMVLNHEAGLYLPYPREEADVDYQKLGYFVDEDGIEKVQVLLVATRKEVTDTYIDTFQQAGLQVDVLEINSFALLRTIREKLREFPSQEAVVLVDIEFDNTEIAIIVDGIPQFSRTVPIGTFHLQSALLRALHLPMSRDTQVLLQSVIIPTTTTDEMRGVINPTVDPGTAAMLRVMGELIDELRRSLDFYLSQSENLEVAQILLAGPGGGLVNLDEFFQQRVNIPTVQIDPVAALSLEVDEKKITPGQRPGLGIVLGLGMREI; this is encoded by the coding sequence GTGCTTAACCGCTTCCAGACACTACCTAACCGCTTACAGATACTACCAAAACGTGCCAAGGGAGTTGGTGTTGAACTGGCTCCGGAACGGATTAACATTGCCCAGCTACGCAAACAAGGACAGGGAATAAGACTGGCGGCGTTTACCTCAGTTCCCGTACCCGAAGGAATTTTTCAGGATGGTCAAATTATTGATCCACCAGCGCTTGCTGAAATTATTCAATCCGCTTTAGCCCAAAGCAAAATAAAAGCTAAGCGAGTTGCTACCGCTGTTCCTGGAAGAGATTCACTCGTGCGTTTAATTCCTTTACCTGCCGAGTTGGATGACCAAGAATTACGCGAAATGGTACTTAATCACGAAGCAGGTTTGTATCTCCCGTATCCGCGTGAAGAAGCTGATGTCGATTACCAAAAGCTTGGGTATTTTGTGGATGAAGACGGAATTGAAAAGGTACAAGTCTTGTTAGTTGCTACGCGCAAAGAGGTGACAGATACTTACATTGATACATTTCAACAAGCTGGGCTACAAGTTGATGTTTTAGAAATTAATAGTTTTGCGTTGTTACGCACGATTCGAGAGAAATTGCGCGAATTTCCTTCGCAAGAAGCCGTTGTGTTAGTTGATATTGAATTTGACAACACCGAAATTGCCATTATTGTAGATGGAATACCGCAGTTTTCGCGGACTGTCCCGATAGGTACATTTCACCTGCAAAGTGCGCTATTGCGAGCACTGCACTTACCAATGTCTAGAGATACACAAGTCTTACTACAGTCGGTGATTATTCCCACCACGACAACTGATGAAATGAGAGGAGTCATCAATCCTACAGTTGACCCTGGTACCGCCGCAATGTTGCGCGTGATGGGAGAGTTAATTGACGAATTACGGCGATCGCTCGATTTTTATCTCAGTCAAAGTGAAAATCTCGAAGTTGCCCAAATTCTCTTAGCAGGACCTGGGGGAGGATTAGTAAACTTAGATGAGTTCTTCCAACAACGAGTAAACATTCCCACCGTACAAATCGATCCTGTGGCAGCTTTGTCATTAGAAGTTGATGAGAAAAAAATTACTCCAGGACAACGCCCAGGACTCGGAATTGTTCTTGGTTTAGGAATGCGCGAGATTTAG
- a CDS encoding ABC transporter substrate-binding protein, translated as MSIISVFGSKFRGWKRLGIFALLGLILSWVVSCGTGNVNNSTQQSASGNTNVEFWTMQLQPQFTDFFNNLISSFEAENPEIKVNWVDVPWSAMESKILTAMSARTAPDVVNLNPGFASQLATRNAWLDLDSKVSTDVRQTYLPNIWKASTINGKSFGLPWYLTTRLTIYNTDLLKQAGVSQPPTTYAELATVARQVKERTGKYAFFTTFVPEDSAEVLESFVQMGVNLVDAQGKAAFNTPEGRAVFQYWVDLYRHELIPPEVLTQGHRYGIEQYQAGQTALLASGPEFLKTIAKNAPAIAEVSATAPQITGPTGKKNVAVMNLVIPANTDQPDAALKFALYVTNNQNQLAFAKAANVLPSTVAALSDGYFKSVPNDASTVEKARVVSASQLQQAEVLVPAMENRNVLQRAIYDNLQAAMLGEKTVDQAVADAAAEWDRRG; from the coding sequence ATGTCGATAATATCAGTATTTGGTAGCAAATTCAGAGGTTGGAAACGCCTCGGAATTTTTGCTTTGTTAGGTTTAATTTTGAGTTGGGTTGTTAGTTGTGGTACTGGTAACGTCAATAATAGTACCCAGCAATCGGCATCAGGTAACACTAATGTGGAATTCTGGACAATGCAACTCCAGCCACAATTCACGGATTTCTTCAATAACCTCATCAGTTCTTTTGAAGCTGAAAACCCTGAAATTAAGGTTAACTGGGTCGATGTTCCCTGGTCAGCAATGGAAAGCAAAATTCTAACCGCGATGTCAGCACGCACTGCACCGGATGTCGTTAACTTAAATCCTGGTTTTGCTTCGCAGCTAGCAACGCGGAATGCTTGGTTAGATTTAGATTCCAAAGTCAGTACGGATGTCCGCCAAACGTATCTTCCCAACATCTGGAAAGCAAGCACGATCAATGGGAAAAGTTTTGGTTTACCTTGGTACCTCACAACACGCCTGACAATTTATAACACCGATTTGTTAAAGCAAGCAGGAGTAAGTCAACCGCCAACCACGTATGCAGAATTAGCAACAGTGGCGCGACAAGTTAAAGAAAGAACTGGGAAGTACGCGTTTTTTACAACGTTTGTTCCCGAAGATTCTGCCGAAGTTTTGGAATCTTTTGTACAAATGGGAGTCAATTTAGTAGACGCGCAAGGCAAAGCCGCGTTTAATACTCCTGAAGGTCGGGCTGTGTTTCAGTACTGGGTAGATTTGTATCGCCATGAACTCATACCACCCGAAGTATTGACGCAGGGGCATAGGTATGGTATTGAGCAGTACCAAGCAGGACAAACTGCGTTATTAGCTTCAGGTCCAGAATTCTTAAAAACGATCGCTAAAAATGCACCAGCGATTGCAGAAGTTTCAGCTACCGCACCACAAATAACAGGACCTACAGGCAAGAAAAACGTTGCGGTCATGAACTTAGTCATTCCTGCCAACACCGACCAACCGGATGCAGCGTTAAAATTTGCATTGTACGTCACAAATAATCAAAATCAGCTTGCCTTTGCCAAAGCTGCCAATGTCTTACCCTCAACAGTAGCAGCACTCTCAGACGGCTACTTTAAGTCAGTACCAAACGATGCGTCAACAGTCGAAAAAGCCCGCGTTGTCAGCGCCAGTCAATTGCAGCAAGCCGAAGTTTTAGTTCCCGCGATGGAAAACCGCAATGTCTTGCAACGCGCAATTTATGACAATCTACAAGCCGCCATGTTAGGCGAAAAAACCGTAGACCAAGCTGTTGCTGACGCTGCGGCTGAGTGGGATCGAAGGGGTTAG
- a CDS encoding single-stranded DNA-binding protein, protein MNSCILMAEIVQAPQLRYTSDNMALAEMLIQFPGLRAEDPPATLKAVGWGNLAQEIEQNYQQGDRVIIEGRLSMSTFERSEGFKEKRAELTVQRIHAVDKTVDTTATKANPKAAPAAVSSRSEKAAKNVDSDTMSRTAMATSTTNRTDVIADFATYEPPVRTSSAPLPSSEDQDIDDIPF, encoded by the coding sequence ATGAATAGCTGTATTTTGATGGCAGAAATTGTGCAAGCGCCACAACTGCGTTACACGTCTGACAACATGGCATTAGCGGAAATGCTGATTCAATTTCCAGGGTTACGCGCAGAAGACCCTCCTGCAACATTAAAAGCTGTCGGCTGGGGAAACTTGGCGCAAGAGATTGAACAAAATTATCAGCAAGGCGATCGCGTCATCATTGAAGGTCGCTTAAGCATGAGTACTTTTGAGCGATCTGAAGGCTTCAAAGAAAAACGTGCTGAGTTGACAGTACAACGAATTCACGCAGTCGATAAAACTGTAGATACAACGGCGACAAAAGCTAACCCCAAAGCTGCACCCGCTGCTGTAAGTTCGCGTTCTGAAAAAGCGGCTAAGAATGTTGATTCAGACACGATGTCTCGTACCGCAATGGCGACTTCGACAACAAATCGAACTGATGTCATAGCTGACTTTGCGACTTATGAGCCACCTGTAAGAACATCGTCAGCACCGCTACCATCTAGCGAAGACCAGGACATCGACGATATTCCGTTTTAG